Below is a genomic region from Miscanthus floridulus cultivar M001 chromosome 1, ASM1932011v1, whole genome shotgun sequence.
CAATGCTGATAACCAACATCTAGTATCGCCTGAGGTTTGTTATTAGCGCTTGGTATTTCTgttatttctactgtaaatggTTATTGCTCAGTATGATTCTGTGTATATTTATAGGCCATTGATTTTCTCGATAAGCTTCTGCGCTATGATCACCAAGATAGGCTTACTGCACGTGAAGCTATGGTAAGCCAGACAGATAAGCTACCTTTGCAGATAATGGTGTTGCTATTTAGATCTGTCCTGTCACACATTATCACACCGTGTTGCATTATAATTGGTTAACTAAATGTACTGTCATTTGTTAACTTGCAGTAATTTTACGTTGCAATCACATTCGTGTTTTAGGTGTTTATAAGCTGCGCTTAATGTGTGTTCACTCATACTTTATTGTTTTTTCAGTAAAATATTCTGAACTTCGACATTTTAATCCAATAATCTTGATGCCATTTTTACAAAAATAGTGCGAGTAATATTTTGTACCACATCAATTTGCATGCATGTTACTAGATATTTGATGCTCAGTCTCACCTGGCTTTCAATGAACAATTTCCTATCGTCAAGTTTTAAAAGAATAAGGTTTCTTATAAATGATACTTAGATTTGTTGCATTAATGACTCGACACATGAATAAATGTAGGCACATCCCTACTTCCTCCAAGTCAGAGCTGTGGAGAACAGTAGGTCGAGACCACAATAATCATGGTCTACACCCTCGCAATGGAGTCGTTGCTAATTCCTGAACATCATAGGCTAAAATCATGTTCAGCAAGCATCTCGCTCCAGGAATCTGGGCCATGACTCCATGGCAGTGAATCAAATAGTATAAGTCGCATCATGTGGGCAACCTTGGCAGAGCTTGTTATTATTGTCTTTAATCTTGGGACTGTAGCTTTAAACCTGCAGGTTGTGCTTGAATGCGATGAGATTCATATCATCTCCTGTGATGGGATATGGAATCGTATGTGATCTTTAGACAAAGTGAAGAGTACAATACAACCCTAAGCTAAGCATACTGCTTGTATTATGGTGTGCTATCATGTATGTATGATTCTTATTTATATTTCGGGTGATAGTCATTTCGATGAAATACTTTTGTGGATCTCACAGATGAAAATATGTGTTGCATCGAATGAAAGGTTGAGCTCTCAAATGTTTTACGATTTACTCCAGTACAAGAGCACCGCTGGTCCTTGAACCTATTTATATAGACTGTAAGTGCACCGCTGACCCTTAACTTGTTTAGGCGGTGACATTAATTCCCATATCTTGGACAAGCAAAGGTGGTGTCATTAACTTCCATATCTTGGACGAGCAAAGCAGCGTGGCTATTTGCCCATTTTAGACGATGAGTTTGGGCCCCATTAGATTTTGTACGTTTTTTtattgggtatatatatatatatatatatatatatatatatatatatatatatatatatatatatatatatatatatattatattatattatatcttgtattcttgtgtaACCCAACGCTGATGCGACAAGTGTCATTTTGGACCCCATTAGTGTTGGTCAAAGTTTTTAAGTTTGATTAGATTTGTAAAAACTATTAagaacatttgtatctccaaataagtttattataaaaaaagaTTTAACGgttcatctaatgatactaattatgtatttagtcaaagttgagtACCTTTGACTTCTTAGGGATTGAGAACGCATTGCTGCCATGTGTATGTTAAGTAAAGATATCACCACTGATTAGAGAGGTTTGAACATTGAGGGAACCACTCATTATATATGCAAAATAATAGTTAGGAAACTTAACAACTTGAGGTTTGAATCTTGAATGATTATACATACATGCAAATAATAGTTCGGGAACTTAAATAACACGAGAGGTTTGAATCTCGGGTGGCCATCCATATATGCAAACCACTCATTATCATTATAAATGCAAATTAATAGCTAGGCGATTTAAAATAACACTAGAGAGGTTATATGCATAGTTCGGGAACCTaaataaggccagtctcaatgcaACGCTTCATGTCATGGTTTCCAATACTACTAGTCTAAAACTAGAACATGAAACAACCTTGTTTCACTATTTCAAAGGCTTGTAGCATTTAATTATGTTTTCTGCTGTGATCAAATGTGCTAGATGAACTTTGTAGCCGTTTGTACAGATCGGATCAAATGTTATCTTGTAACACGGCAAGCTAGGGAAATTCTCCCTTCCTCTCTGTTTAATGTGCATAAAACTCCCATGACATCCCCATTGATATGGGGGAATTcgttgtgtgccattaaaaaagatcgcaatgccctgtgtacctctggaaaagttcagcggtcttcagcgccactgctccaactttttttgtgccctccatgccactgccgtcagtttgggctctaacgccgtcaaactgcaggtgtgaaaagtcaataacacccttaagtctaaatatgtcattatttttttgagaatcttaacgacttcaaataaaaaactcaaaactagacgagatctataatttttatataaaaattatcttcatttaattccgcaaaaaatatgatttgatatgattaatatatcttagaaaaatcatatttttttatgaaattaaatgaaaataatttttatatgaaaattatagatcttgacgagatctacaactttctagttttgaattttttcattagaagtcgttaagatactcaaaaaaaaattaatgacatatttaaacTTAATGGTATTTTcaacttttcacacctgcagttgaagaccgctgaactttttcagggACACACAaggcattgcgatcttttttaatggcacacgaaGAATTCCCCCAATTGATATTGGCCTACCACTGGAGAGTTTGAATTTGAGTGAACCAGCTAGTAGTTTGTGGACCATCCTTGCAAGCAATAAATAGTTCGGGGATCTAGTTTGATCAAACACCTGGTACTTGGTAGCGCTTCAACGTCGTAGtctcatcattttcactttccaGCCGCAATGCAATCGAATGTTTCTACTGTTTATGTGCCGAAGGGACGGCATGGCAATACAGCACGAACAAGGAAAAGGAAAGACATCATGGAATGCCACTTGCCCACTTGTAAGTTGTAGCACTATATATTGACAAGATGCAAATAGATTGGTTACACTTTCCTTCCGTTGGTTCAACCGTCCACGGTAATTGAACAAATACTAAAGTAAATGGCCAGTATATATGCGCTTGATCTATTTTGAGGGACACATGACCCCCTGAGCCTTTCGATTTCTAAACTATATTGTCTCTGATCCATTTTGTGGCGACCCATTTCTCGCCCTTGATGACGGGGCAGCTACCATGAAGTGAAGTCTGCGACAGCATGTGCAAACGCAAGTTAGCAGCATAAACGATCCAATGTCCAGACTTGTCATTTGTAACTCTAAATTGATTTCCATCGCACACAAAATCTAACATCTACCTCGTAAAGAAAAGAATTTACTACCTCCGTTCACAAATATAAAAGTCCAGGTGCATAGCAAGAATGCTTATATTTGTGGACAGAGGTAGTATATATTCTAGAATAAAAGAACGAACATGAGTTCTACTTCGTGTACAACTTAGAGAACGGGAAACACAACTACAGGGCCACTTTGATAGGCCAGCACGTACCCGGTCAATGGTTCCATTTATCATAAGGGAGTAAAACAAGAGTCCATCACCCTTCCTTGGCTTTACCTTTAGGCCAATGCACTTCTCATAGTCATAGCCTATATCCATATTCTTACCATTCTGTAAATCAGCACAGTACTAATTACAATCTGCTATCAAAAATACATATAAATTATTTTTTTGCACTCACCTCGTATGGGAACATAGTTTCTCCCCCTTCTTCGACATCCGTGAGATAAAGCAAGAAAGATGCCACCTGGGAAATTGCATTTCAATAGCTCGTTAGCTACACAGTTTAATTGAATAATTTCAAGACAAAAGCAAACACAAACCTAAGGTATAAACTAAAGTACTAAATGTTTGTTATATCAGATGTAGGATTCCCTGGAGGAAAAATGTTACTGATAACTAGCATTTTCTACTGCATTTGTTCTTGAAAGAGTCAAAGTAATTCAGTTCGCACATCACAACAAATGCTGAAGTTAGCCTGGAGCAAGCAAATTGCCACATACCCTTTGACTTTTTTGTGGACCATACTGGATTGGGTCAAATGCGTCATAATGTGAAGCATACCTTTGTCCAATATTATACCGCAGGACATTAAATGGCTGCAACATACAGTAAAAGCAAATAGTTAATCAATGAAACGTTATAAATGCTCATTTTTTCATGCCCTTTTCTAATAGATTCTAAATGATCCCCAACATTGTCCTTTTCAATGGGGGTGCTCAAAATTTGCGGAAAGGAATATATCATCCATATATCAATATGATCTTCATTCCATGTAAGGGGCAAGTACATGTGTAGCAATAGAAAGATTAAGTTACTGCAAAGATTATATCTAAAACCACAGACACTATAGAAACTTCCTGTTAGATCCTAATGAACAATAAGATTACTTTCAAAGTTATATTCGCATTTGTGGAAGATAACACTACCATATTTTTATTAAGCGACACTTCATATGCCAGTACCAAATCAGGAAACTACAATAGGTGCAAAACTTATACTTCAAGTGAAATCCAGTATGCCATGGAAGGATTGAATGCACTTTTCTTTAGCAGCCAATGCATGATAGATTGATAGCACTTGGCAGAAATGATAAATTAACATGGATTATAACTTCGGCTTTTAGGTTGGGACTATATtgtttaataattatttttctccCTGTAGATCACTACATCCCTTGTTATTTTTTTACTATAACTATTGAGTTGGTTTGTTCCCCAGTGTGCTGGTTCTCATCAGCGCAAAAAAAAATGTTCAAGAAAAGGGGacaggaaaaaaagagagaaagaggcaCATGTAGATTCCTACAGCTAATCAATTCTCTGACCAAACTTGGAATAATTAAACCACAAAATATGGTATACAAGTGCAAATATTACGTAGTACCTCCCCATGATTTCGGGGTAACATGGTAGCCCTTGCAATCTTCTTCTCGATTTCTGCAAGGGTTCTAGTTGGGTCTTCATTAGCACTGAGGAATGTTCCTGAACTGTTTGGCATAAGGATCCATCAGTTCAATGAGGCCCAGATAATGCCACAAGCTAGTTATTTTCATGATTGTGTGTGGAAGACAAATTGGGTATAAAAATGTCTGAAAATATAGTTCATGAAAACTCTAAAGATCAAGAATACTAATAATCCAACACATGCTCCTAAAAATAGGCAGTTCTGAGATGGCATTGCTCATTGCAGCATAAGTACAATCCACAGAAAAAGCTACTGCAAAATCTCTCTGCAGTAATAAATGTGGACTGATTTGTCAGCCTATTTGGTTATTCCTTTACTGCACTTACTCTTGGACTTTAAGGTTACCTTGTCCTGATTCCTTTTGTACTCTCCGCGGTTTCTCCTTTCCTCAGGGCTAATGTTGATGGCTTCAGTCTCTCCTTTGCAGTTTTTACTATATTTTCACACTGTTCTGATGTCGCAAATTGTGGAAAGTACAAAGCACGAGGCTGCCAGCTCAAAATCTGCTCAAGAGTTCAGAATACATTATTAAAACAGCACAGGTAGATTTCAGGAACATAATGACAAatggaaccccccccccccccccccccccccccccagcaaTTTCTAGTGAAGCTGAGGTCATGGTGTATTATGTAACAGAAgaaatacaattaaagatattaTTGAATTCTTACCCTGCAAACAAGTAGTGTCAGCCTGCCAGGATATAGGATGCACAGCCATAAGCTAAATGTCAGAAGTCAGATGCGTATCTTGTGTCACGGTGAGAAATCTAGGGTGTATAAATTGTTCGCACGATATCAAATCAACCCATTCTATACCTAAAAAATTATGCACAATGTAGCCGATACTCTGCAGAATTGTTCGATGCATAAACACAATAAAATCTAAATGTGCTGCATCCATTCATTGCAACAACTGTTCTTGAGTAATAGGGACCTACATTAGCCGCACGATGGCAGAAACAGGGATACAACTGTGATTGGTGAGGGTGCCACGAAAGTCCCACAACACCCACACCTCCTGCATTTTCCTCTTATGTCAGGAAGCCTGCTAAATTTGAAATGCTAATCAATCTTCCCAACACGCAAGACCACGAGGCCACGAAAATTGCATGCACGCAACTGACCCCCAAACTCCGCCACAATCACATGCTAGTTATCAGGGCATCACACCAAAACCGCTGCCCACAAGGTACAGTCAAAATTGGGGAAACATTACACTGACAAGTTAGTTCCACCCCAAATGGATCGCTGCACGATACCATTCACAACAAATACCCAAAAGATGAATTCTACCAACCGAGGAATGCCACCACCAAAGGCAGTTCATCATGAGCTAGCTTAGAATTCACGAACACACGTGCCCGCACCAATGCTCATCACGCCGAATGTTTGACAAAACAATGGGCAAGCGAAGACGGGGCAACCGCCCCTCGCGGAGATGGAACCGGAACAAGACGTCACCTGGTATGGGATTAACGACGGCGCAGCCTCGCCGGACTCGCCGTATGCCATCTCAGGCCACGCCGTCTCCAGCAGCCGCTCCCTCGGCACCGGCATGTCCGCCTCCTCCGGATCCTGCACCGCGCCACCCGCCGCACCGCAGCCAGCCCACCCAGATCAGGAGCGGCGCTACAAGGCAGCTACGAATCGGAGCGTGGCACGGGGCTCGCCGTCGCGTACCTGGGTGAAGAGCAGCGAGCCGAAGAAGccggcgaggaagaagagggagcagGAGAGGAGCACCACGGGAAGCCGCAGTCGCGTTCGCATCAGACCCGCGCCGCCGGCACCTCCGCCGGCGGCCCTGATGGCGCCACCTCCCTTCATTCCGCGCGCTGACGGAGACGAGGACGATCCGGCGATGAGAGGAGAGGTTGCTCGCGTCGCGTCACGGGAGGAGGCGGGTCTTCTCTGAATCTCTGAATGGAGCGAGTTTATTTGTTCGTCAGGTGTCCGAGCACTGACGGGTGGGACCGAATACTCGATAGACGGGACCGGTGCGCGACGTCACGTGCCGGTAAAGAACACGCAGTCAGTTATGGTGGGCCCAGGCACAATCGTCGACGGGAGGGGCACACAAGTCTACAACTGCTGCTGCGTCTCGTACTTGCTTCACAGTTGAGAGTGGAATAAGTTCTCTCTTTTGCTCGAAATGGAATAGGAGGAAAAGTTAAAGTGTGAAAAAATATATAAGAGCTAAATCCTTAGAGCCGTTGGTCTAAGAAATATGGCCCATCACCTTCCTAACCTTCACTTATTTTTATTTGTGATGAAATGGAATAGATTAATCTACCACCATCTCAGCCCTTATAAGTAATAATCAGCGTGCAGTATAGAATCATTTCATCAAAATTAATAAAGTAGGATGAACTCAAGACGAACCAGCTCGTTTATTACGTGGTGGTAAATTCAACATCAATGGGAACGTAAGTGCAACATCAAACTACTGTACTTATCAACATCAATGGGAACGTAAGTGCAACAGCAGTCATTTGGAATCCGACATGTGTCCGAGGTATTTCAGCAGATTTTCTGAGGACACGCCAAATACCAGTTGAAATTGGTATCCGACATTGGTATGTATATAGGTAACTGAGTACCATAAAAAATAGCTCATATTACATAGACAACCAGGCCCAATTACTGCAGTGCtaatgaaaaaaaaaaagatcaactgacaatggccctgttcgcttgtcttttcaaccagaacagtgtttttctctcgcaacaaatcatccggaacagtgtttcagcttattttttcaacgaagcgaacggCGTCAATGTATGGTTAGCAAGACTGATAACTAGGTCATAACCAGAAGGTTTCAGTTGTTCAAATGCTTACAAAGGAAATGCTTCAACAACATCAATGGGATCtttataaaataaataagtttCTTGTTTCACTATATTCTTTTCCATCCCTCCTGTATTTTTGTCAGGTCCATTACTCAATTTCTCAGATCGGATTCCTCGAAGCAGTGCTAAAAGCCTCATATGTTATTGTTTCCCAAAGCCATAGCTAACACATTACTGGAGGTACAGCGCACCTTCAGGTGGTAACAGATCAAACAGACCTCTAGTTGCAGACTTGCAGCCAAGAAATGCAGATAGTTAAAATTAAGAGTGCAACATCGACGGgccgcggctgctgctgctggctttTTCTACTCCTCGCTTCCTGCCGCTGGTTGCTTTACTGTTGCCTGTGCTGGTTGCAGCTGCAGCCAGCTTGCCAAACAGGCCCGGGTCACCACAAACAAGCATAGGTAGGCAACTCATAAAAAAAGGGCACGTGCATATCGTTAATCAATCTATCTGCAGGATAGTTCCAAACTAGACCTTTCTGAGACGAGACACAGCTGCAGGTATAGAATGAGTTACTTTTCAAAATAGACAAAGCCTTATTAAGTCATTCGTGTAAAGGGATAACAACCACCCCTCAAAGAAGTACCAGATAACATGAAAGTAGTCCTGAACTTGAACTGCACACTACCTGAAAACGGGATGCCAGCTTGGCAACAACATTTCCTATATGCCCAAATTTAGCAGGTGTAACCTCTTCTTATTGATCCAATGTAAAATCAGTATGAATTGGTTCTTCACACACTCCTTTAGTCTGCACATTGCAATAGACTTTTAGATGACAGAGCACAGTTGTTGTTCGGTTGGTTTGGATTGAATTATATTAGTTTCttataaacatataccagatgtccAAAATGGTGGATAGCGCCATCTATGTGTAAGTTACATGCCGCTGTTAGCTAAGAAATATGCATAAACTGAAGTCAAAGACATTGCAATGTAGGGTTCTAGCTATCTTACCAACAGTGTCAGATAATTTATCGTAGGCTCTGCAAATCCTGATATCATGCTCTATATCAAACGGGCAGAACAGTCAATAGTCTCAGAAAGATGTCCTTATCAGCTGTCTTTTCAAGAAAGAGCATTATTGTCTAACTATACAGTGGCATACTGAAAAGCCGCTGCTCAACAGAACCAGCAAGGGGTGTCAGGTGTGACACCACAGGTTCAGTCTAATTGTTAAAGCAAGATAATGAATTCCCCAAACAATTATTGTCATGGTGTCCTCATGTCAACCCCTTCTCCCCAttaatgatttttttgaacatctGACGAATATGAGATAAGGGCAATTGCAGGAAACTAGTCACATTCCATTGTCTTCTTCCAGCATCTTCAAGATCCAAAGATCTGTAAGCCAGAGCAGCAAGATACATTGCTGGATGCAATCTCCTGCAATTCCAGATTGAAGATCTGAGCTAACAAGTATTCTGGATCTTGTGCATATCAACCAAACAAGCCAATTTTAGTCAGTAAAACACTTGTGAAACTTACTTTTCAGAATGTTCATTGAAACCATCCCACTGTCTTTGAGATGGAATTGTCCTCCCTTTCTTGTCTCTCCCAAATGTTTCGATATACCATCCACCAGTATCATGCATGTAACAACGAGGCTCAAAAAGCCAATACCTGCGAAAGAGGAGTTATATAAGAGGACTGGTTGCTGTTGTCTTCAACAATGATATTTGGGCATGTCTTTTGCCCTGAAATGAATTTGTATCAGATGCAATTTAGCATGCATTACTTGCTGGGTTACTTCAAGACTAGGGAAAACTAGAGGGGTTGTTTTTCATGGTTCGGAATACTACTTCTGATTGATCTATTACTCAATTATACATATTTTTTCAAATGACAAGGACATCCACTCTGGTCCTATAACAAGGAAGTCTCGGATCATAACTCATTTTGCTTTGACTTCATAAAATGGTAGATTTAGAAAGGACAAAGATTTACTTCCATGTCCTTACCAATCATATATGTAGCTGAACAAAACGGCATCTATATTTCTGTTGCACATAAAAGTAATGTCGGGCAGCATCAGATCTTCTAAATTGTTTAACCTAAAGGTTTCAAATTTAAGGCCTAACTCACACCATTGCCTCATCATCATTTCAATCATGTTTGGAATGACTAATTTGCGTGCATGGGCGCTCAAGCAGCATAGTAAATTATGCATACCTGCTAGGTGGCAACCGAGCCCTACTACATCGACACTCACACGGTGAAACTTTATCTCCAACCTGATACCAGTGCATGTGTTTAACCTGCGCAACATATGCATGCAGCAAAAATTCAATACTATAGAAGCCCAAATATTACTGTTGCACCATCATGTGGTCATATAACAAAAGGCACCATTTATTTTGCACGAGTATTTGAATGATGTACGCAAATTTTGTAGAAAAAATAATGTGCATAGTATAGGAATGTTTTCATAGTTCATACCATCAATGTCCGGTGCTTCATTATGACATGTGTCTTTATGCCGTGACCATCATAGACACAGCAAGATCCTTCCTGACCAGTGGTGGCTAACCCAGTAATTGTGCCCAGGAGAAGATTCCCTTGTGTTAAATCAGATAGATCTGcgtttggaacaagatacacatGAATGTGATCTTCCACATCCGATTTGTCAATGCAATCGCATTTGGGGCTCCTAGTCGCAGTAGCAACTAATTTCCCAAATATCCGCAACTCAATATCCTTGAAGGCATCTGATGAAGGAATATCATTTTCATGCCACATCTCTTGCTTGTTCATATCAACAGGATTCATAGATATTGAATCCTTATTCACATTTCTTGAAACATTTGGAGTAAATTCAGAAGATCTAAAACCAGAGGGCGCTAGTTTTTCACGAGAAACGTCTGACAGCTCTTTGACACTATCAGCTACACTAACAATACCAAATAGATCACGACCTGATACAAGGTGTAATAGCTCAGAGGTTTCATAGACGGACCTCTCCTCAGCTTCAAAGCAATCAGGAAGGACATCCATGGAGTCGACATCAGGGCCATAGTATGCAGCATGGATTGCTGTGTACAGTTCG
It encodes:
- the LOC136476875 gene encoding probable prolyl 4-hydroxylase 9 translates to MKGGGAIRAAGGGAGGAGLMRTRLRLPVVLLSCSLFFLAGFFGSLLFTQDPEEADMPVPRERLLETAWPEMAYGESGEAAPSLIPYQILSWQPRALYFPQFATSEQCENIVKTAKERLKPSTLALRKGETAESTKGIRTSSGTFLSANEDPTRTLAEIEKKIARATMLPRNHGEPFNVLRYNIGQRYASHYDAFDPIQYGPQKSQRVASFLLYLTDVEEGGETMFPYENGKNMDIGYDYEKCIGLKVKPRKGDGLLFYSLMINGTIDRTSLHGSCPVIKGEKWVATKWIRDNIV
- the LOC136469807 gene encoding uncharacterized protein yields the protein MALRAVELRRILLPRIGGGEAALPPLTWRSRPASTSAPADEELAGKSAYEVLGVGETSSSAEIKASFHRLAKETHPDVAAAAGSRRFLQILAAYEILSDSQRRAHYDSYLRSKRRVVQKHPRPSQFVYPSGSGSGIVVPRESNVVEWLKWYRLTIDDIVTKKRVATGSGYFDRLESELYTAIHAAYYGPDVDSMDVLPDCFEAEERSVYETSELLHLVSGRDLFGIVSVADSVKELSDVSREKLAPSGFRSSEFTPNVSRNVNKDSISMNPVDMNKQEMWHENDIPSSDAFKDIELRIFGKLVATATRSPKCDCIDKSDVEDHIHVYLVPNADLSDLTQGNLLLGTITGLATTGQEGSCCVYDGHGIKTHVIMKHRTLMVKHMHWYQVGDKVSPCECRCSRARLPPSRYWLFEPRCYMHDTGGWYIETFGRDKKGRTIPSQRQWDGFNEHSEKRLHPAMYLAALAYRSLDLEDAGRRQWNVTSFLQLPLSHIRQMFKKIINGEKGLT